The Altererythrobacter sp. CAU 1644 genome has a window encoding:
- a CDS encoding thiamine pyrophosphate-dependent dehydrogenase E1 component subunit alpha yields the protein MAEIDRDKLLDIYTRTMKVNRTDEKFRQLLMQGKVAVMYYCVRGQELVSAAAMAALEKDDYVVCTYRGQGEQTAKGIPIEKWWGECLGKATGTCKGKGGTMHITDPETGIMVTTGVVGSGLPIANGLAMASQNNGDGRVTLVSFGDGAANIGGFHEAMNMAQLYKLPVVFLCQNNRYGEHTAYADHTDTKRMSDRAVGYGMRGVTVDGNDVHQVYPAVKEAVDRARAGEGPTLVEAMCYRMMGHFFGSDFSYMPPEHIEEMKREDPLPKLRKVMLEHQFTEEELDKIVADIDAEIDAAVQHALDAPLPDTDEIYKDVLEEVN from the coding sequence ATGGCTGAAATTGATCGCGACAAGCTGCTCGATATCTACACCCGCACGATGAAGGTGAACCGCACCGACGAAAAGTTCCGCCAGCTGCTGATGCAGGGCAAGGTCGCGGTGATGTATTACTGCGTGCGCGGGCAAGAGCTGGTTTCTGCTGCTGCGATGGCCGCGCTGGAGAAGGACGATTACGTCGTCTGCACCTATCGCGGGCAGGGCGAACAGACCGCCAAGGGTATCCCGATCGAGAAATGGTGGGGCGAATGCCTCGGCAAGGCGACCGGCACCTGCAAGGGCAAGGGCGGCACCATGCACATCACCGATCCCGAGACCGGGATCATGGTGACGACCGGTGTCGTTGGCTCTGGCCTGCCGATCGCCAACGGTCTTGCCATGGCCAGCCAGAACAATGGCGACGGGCGCGTGACGCTCGTCAGTTTTGGCGATGGCGCGGCCAATATCGGCGGGTTTCACGAGGCGATGAACATGGCGCAGCTCTACAAGCTGCCGGTCGTTTTCCTGTGCCAGAACAACCGTTACGGCGAGCATACCGCCTATGCCGACCATACCGATACCAAGCGGATGAGCGATAGAGCGGTAGGCTACGGTATGCGTGGCGTAACCGTCGATGGCAATGATGTGCACCAGGTGTACCCTGCGGTAAAGGAAGCGGTCGATCGCGCGCGCGCCGGTGAAGGTCCGACGCTGGTCGAGGCCATGTGCTACCGCATGATGGGCCATTTCTTCGGCTCCGACTTCTCCTACATGCCGCCCGAGCATATCGAGGAAATGAAGCGCGAGGATCCGCTGCCCAAGCTGCGCAAGGTCATGCTCGAACATCAGTTTACCGAAGAGGAGCTCGACAAGATCGTGGCCGATATCGACGCCGAGATCGATGCCGCGGTGCAGCACGCGCTCGACGCGCCGCTGCCCGATACCGACGAAATCTACAAAGACGTGCTCGAGGAGGTGAACTGA
- a CDS encoding Type 1 glutamine amidotransferase-like domain-containing protein, with translation MAEARSRQFIALSDSASLFVPSWRPTHLLDYILDSSAQPNPIVRYVGAAKGDQPQRINAFFNLAERAKFRPEVLSFFELQDGNPGSFFSGADIIFIDGGSTRNLLAIFREWGAVPALKDAYEARTVIVGASAGASMMFEWCLTDSIRTAIMPWEGIGLIPGTICVHHNARQERRQALSSFLSSGGARFPAYALDDGVGLHFEDGRLKRGVSAVPDARCAVIEERRGIPYYVELLALYNA, from the coding sequence ATGGCCGAGGCTCGATCACGCCAGTTTATCGCATTGAGCGACTCTGCATCGCTATTCGTCCCGTCGTGGCGGCCGACCCACCTGCTTGACTACATCCTCGACAGTTCGGCGCAGCCTAACCCTATCGTCCGCTATGTTGGTGCTGCAAAAGGTGACCAGCCGCAAAGGATCAATGCGTTCTTCAATCTCGCCGAACGGGCTAAATTCCGTCCGGAAGTCCTGAGTTTCTTCGAGCTTCAGGACGGTAATCCGGGCAGCTTCTTCAGCGGTGCGGACATAATCTTCATCGATGGAGGCTCCACCCGGAACCTGCTGGCGATATTTCGTGAATGGGGAGCAGTGCCTGCGCTGAAGGATGCCTATGAAGCAAGAACGGTAATCGTCGGGGCCAGCGCGGGCGCTTCGATGATGTTCGAGTGGTGCCTGACGGACAGCATAAGAACCGCGATCATGCCGTGGGAAGGGATCGGGCTGATCCCCGGGACGATCTGCGTCCACCACAATGCCCGCCAGGAACGCCGGCAGGCGCTCTCATCCTTCCTTTCAAGCGGGGGCGCGCGCTTTCCCGCCTATGCGCTGGACGACGGTGTGGGCCTCCATTTCGAGGATGGGCGCTTGAAGAGAGGGGTGAGTGCTGTCCCGGATGCGCGATGTGCCGTGATCGAGGAACGGCGCGGCATCCCGTACTATGTCGAACTTCTGGCGCTGTACAACGCCTAG
- a CDS encoding nuclear transport factor 2 family protein: MSTPRELLSAVYAAAGARDWDKVESLLHPEFVLHEAEVLPFGGEWRGKDALQRCAAAMYGTWAEAKVDIHDITGGDSWAVVVLTLTMTPKGGGETFQQTVCEAGSFEDGLLKDLRIHYFDAAEVAEKA; the protein is encoded by the coding sequence ATGAGTACTCCGCGCGAGTTGCTGTCGGCCGTCTATGCGGCTGCCGGCGCTCGCGACTGGGACAAGGTCGAGAGCCTGCTCCATCCCGAATTCGTGCTCCACGAAGCCGAGGTCCTGCCGTTCGGCGGCGAATGGCGCGGGAAGGATGCGCTGCAGCGCTGCGCCGCGGCCATGTATGGCACCTGGGCCGAGGCCAAGGTGGACATTCACGACATTACCGGCGGCGATAGCTGGGCGGTCGTGGTTCTGACGCTCACGATGACGCCCAAGGGTGGCGGCGAGACCTTCCAGCAGACCGTATGCGAAGCGGGATCGTTCGAGGACGGCCTGCTCAAGGACTTGCGGATCCATTATTTTGACGCCGCCGAAGTGGCTGAAAAGGCATAA
- a CDS encoding alpha-ketoacid dehydrogenase subunit beta yields MAEITMTQALNLAIDEAMAEDDGVFCLGEDVAAKQGGGVFKITSGLTEKYGEKRIRATPISETAIIGAAVGAALAGQRPIAEIMLMNFVGVCMDQIVNHAAKLRFMSGGQTPCPIVIRTTTGVGVGFGGQHSDMLEAWFAHVAGLHVVTPSNAADARGLMRASIDANDPVIFIENILCYGLTSEDPGPGYRVPLGKAAIAKEGSDLSIITYGRTVLDALEVAGEMEKEGVSVEVVDLRTIAPYDEETVLSSVRKTGRALTLHEAVRPFGTGAEIAANIQEKCWGDLKGPVRRIGGTFSAVPFASHLEQAWIPTKAEIVEQIKASVGKD; encoded by the coding sequence ATGGCCGAAATTACCATGACCCAGGCGCTCAACCTCGCGATCGACGAGGCCATGGCCGAAGATGACGGCGTGTTCTGCCTCGGCGAAGATGTCGCCGCCAAGCAGGGCGGCGGGGTGTTCAAGATCACCTCCGGCCTGACCGAGAAATATGGCGAGAAGCGCATCCGCGCGACGCCGATTTCGGAGACCGCGATCATCGGCGCGGCGGTGGGCGCGGCGCTCGCCGGTCAACGCCCGATTGCCGAGATCATGCTGATGAACTTCGTCGGCGTGTGCATGGACCAGATCGTCAACCACGCGGCCAAGCTGCGCTTCATGAGCGGCGGTCAAACGCCGTGCCCGATCGTGATCCGCACCACCACCGGCGTGGGCGTCGGCTTCGGCGGCCAGCACTCGGACATGCTCGAGGCGTGGTTCGCGCATGTCGCAGGCCTGCATGTGGTGACGCCGTCCAACGCTGCCGATGCGCGCGGGCTGATGCGCGCCAGCATCGATGCCAACGATCCGGTGATCTTCATCGAGAATATCCTCTGCTACGGCCTGACCTCCGAAGACCCGGGCCCGGGCTACCGCGTGCCACTGGGCAAGGCGGCGATCGCCAAGGAAGGCAGCGACCTCTCGATCATTACCTATGGCCGCACCGTGCTCGATGCGCTCGAGGTGGCAGGCGAAATGGAGAAGGAAGGCGTTTCGGTCGAGGTCGTCGACCTGCGCACCATCGCGCCCTATGACGAGGAAACCGTGCTGAGCTCGGTCCGCAAGACCGGCCGCGCGCTGACCCTGCACGAAGCGGTCCGCCCCTTCGGCACGGGCGCCGAAATCGCCGCCAATATCCAAGAGAAATGCTGGGGCGATCTGAAGGGTCCGGTTCGCCGGATCGGCGGGACGTTCTCGGCCGTGCCCTTCGCGTCGCATCTCGAACAGGCCTGGATTCCGACCAAGGCGGAAATCGTCGAACAGATCAAAGCCTCGGTAGGAAAGGACTGA
- a CDS encoding DUF819 domain-containing protein, giving the protein MNEPLITNDAIVLGLFALILGGLFYLRSLGGRWDRFFTFVPIILLCYLLPSLLNTAGVISSKESQLWDVAKDYFLPAALILLTLSIDLKAILGLGPKALIMFLTATVGIIIGGPLAVLMIGTIDPATVGGEGADATWRGLSTLAGSWIGGGANQTAMLEIYGYNPERYAAMVAVDIIVANVWMAILLYGAGNPAPIDRWLKADTTAIDRLRDTIADYSARIERPTTVPDLMALLAVALGGVGLSHLVASIAGAAFAQIEGMGDTILANDFFWIAVTSTTVGLSLSFTRARGLEGAGASKIGTVFIFLLVTIIGAKMDVLQIADQPLLFLLGFVWMTIHALLLIMVAKLIRAPFFFVAIGSKANVGGAASAPVLAAAFHPALAPVAVLLAVLGYALGTYGAILCAELMRMVVG; this is encoded by the coding sequence ATGAACGAACCGCTGATTACCAATGACGCTATCGTACTGGGGCTATTCGCCCTGATCCTGGGAGGATTGTTCTATCTGCGCAGCTTGGGCGGCAGATGGGATCGGTTTTTCACTTTCGTCCCCATTATCCTGCTGTGCTACCTCCTCCCGTCGCTGCTCAACACCGCCGGGGTGATCTCATCGAAAGAGTCGCAGTTGTGGGATGTGGCCAAGGACTACTTCCTTCCCGCCGCATTGATCCTGTTGACCCTCAGCATCGATCTCAAGGCGATCCTCGGTCTCGGGCCAAAGGCGCTGATCATGTTCCTTACCGCTACGGTCGGGATCATCATTGGCGGGCCGCTCGCGGTCCTGATGATCGGGACGATCGATCCGGCGACGGTCGGGGGCGAGGGTGCGGACGCGACCTGGCGCGGGCTCTCAACACTGGCGGGAAGCTGGATCGGCGGCGGTGCGAACCAGACCGCCATGCTCGAGATCTACGGTTACAATCCCGAACGATACGCCGCGATGGTGGCGGTCGACATCATCGTAGCCAACGTCTGGATGGCTATCTTGCTGTATGGTGCGGGCAATCCGGCACCGATCGATCGCTGGCTCAAAGCCGACACGACCGCCATCGACCGGTTGCGCGACACTATCGCCGACTACAGCGCCAGGATCGAACGGCCGACGACCGTGCCCGATCTCATGGCGCTGCTCGCCGTGGCATTGGGAGGGGTTGGCCTTTCGCACCTCGTGGCTTCGATCGCCGGGGCTGCATTCGCCCAGATTGAAGGGATGGGCGACACCATCCTGGCTAATGACTTCTTCTGGATCGCCGTGACTTCGACCACGGTCGGGCTGTCGCTGAGCTTCACGCGGGCGCGCGGTCTCGAAGGGGCGGGGGCATCCAAGATCGGGACCGTCTTCATCTTCCTGCTGGTGACAATCATCGGGGCGAAGATGGACGTCCTGCAGATTGCGGACCAACCCCTGCTGTTCCTGCTCGGTTTCGTCTGGATGACGATCCACGCCTTGCTGCTGATCATGGTGGCCAAACTCATCCGCGCGCCGTTCTTCTTCGTTGCGATTGGGAGCAAGGCGAATGTGGGCGGGGCGGCCTCGGCACCAGTCCTCGCCGCCGCATTCCATCCGGCTCTCGCGCCGGTTGCGGTACTTCTCGCCGTGCTGGGCTACGCGCTGGGAACCTATGGCGCGATCCTGTGCGCGGAACTGATGCGGATGGTCGTGGGATAG
- a CDS encoding lipoyl domain-containing protein: MAEEIRIPKLGMSATEVTLSEWMFGDGEQVSKGDIIYTAETDKTTVEIEAQASGTIRPTGEEGVKYKVGDLIGTIE; encoded by the coding sequence TTGGCCGAGGAAATCCGCATTCCCAAGCTTGGGATGAGCGCGACCGAAGTGACCCTGTCCGAATGGATGTTCGGCGACGGCGAGCAGGTCAGCAAGGGCGACATCATCTATACCGCCGAGACCGACAAGACGACGGTCGAGATCGAGGCGCAGGCTTCGGGCACGATCCGTCCGACCGGCGAAGAGGGCGTCAAATACAAGGTCGGCGACCTGATCGGCACGATCGAATGA
- a CDS encoding SDR family NAD(P)-dependent oxidoreductase produces MDLGLAGKKVIMNGGAHGLGLASLKLFAAEGADVAFFSRKEDKIEAAKKAIDEAGPGKVFAEVFDMAAGGDAYKAWLEKAAGELGGCDIFIHTASSSGTGGTGDWQNGLDMDIMGAVHGVEALTPHLAESSSGSIVFMSSTAALETFIAPQAFNALKAALITYGSQLSQALAPQGIRVNCVSPGAIYYPGGNWEVIEGAMPELFNGVLAKMPMGRFGNDQEVAKAIVFVASPAVPYMTGSNVVIDGGFTQRVQF; encoded by the coding sequence ATGGATCTCGGATTAGCAGGCAAGAAAGTCATCATGAACGGCGGTGCGCACGGACTGGGCCTCGCTTCGCTCAAGCTGTTTGCCGCCGAAGGCGCGGACGTAGCCTTCTTCAGCCGGAAGGAAGACAAGATCGAGGCCGCCAAGAAGGCGATCGACGAGGCTGGGCCGGGTAAGGTCTTCGCCGAGGTTTTCGACATGGCCGCAGGTGGCGATGCCTACAAGGCATGGCTCGAAAAGGCGGCGGGCGAGCTGGGCGGTTGCGACATCTTCATTCACACCGCGTCCTCATCTGGCACCGGCGGCACCGGCGACTGGCAGAACGGTCTCGACATGGACATTATGGGCGCCGTGCATGGCGTCGAGGCGCTGACACCGCATCTGGCGGAGTCGTCGAGCGGCTCTATCGTGTTCATGAGTTCGACCGCCGCGCTCGAGACCTTCATCGCTCCGCAGGCCTTCAACGCGCTCAAGGCGGCGCTGATCACCTATGGCTCGCAGCTTTCGCAGGCGCTCGCGCCGCAGGGCATCCGCGTCAACTGCGTCAGCCCCGGCGCGATCTACTATCCCGGCGGCAATTGGGAAGTGATCGAAGGCGCGATGCCTGAACTGTTCAATGGCGTACTCGCCAAGATGCCGATGGGGCGGTTCGGCAACGACCAGGAAGTCGCCAAGGCGATCGTCTTCGTCGCCAGCCCGGCGGTACCTTACATGACCGGGTCGAACGTGGTCATCGACGGCGGCTTTACGCAGCGCGTCCAGTTCTAA